Within the Streptomyces sp. YIM 121038 genome, the region CCGACGCGGCACGGCTCGAACAGACAACGGAATCGTGGCTTCCTGTCCCCTTTTGAGGGATCTGTTCACCCGTAAGGATTAAATGTGCTCAAGGGGGAGGAAGCCCCCGGCATTATGCGCCTAACTTCGCACGGGTGATGAGCAGCAGTCCGGAAGTCCCCACGCACACCACCGGCGCGCACCGTGCCTACGCGGGCCCCCGCAGCCGCGTGGTGCCGCGCCCGGTCCCGCAGGCGCCCGCCGCGCCCTACGAACCGTTCCTGGACGGCCTGTTCACGTACTGCCTGTCCGTCCTGTGCGACCACGACACCGCCACCACCGCCCTCGGCGACGTCCTCGCGCTCGCCGAGCGCCGCGGGGCCCGGCCGGACGGCGACACGCGCGCGTGGCTGTACGCACTCGCCCGCTGGATGTGTCTGCGCGTCCTCGCCGAGGCCCGCAAGGGCGGCCGCCAAGGGGCGCACGCGGCCGGGTCGGGCAAGATCCCGCCCGCGCCCCCGCACACCACGGAGGCGCCGCCCGCGGACGAGGCCGAGCGCGCCCGCCGCCGCGAGCTCGCCCAGCTGGCCTGGCCCGAGGCCGCCGGTACGACACCCGAGCAGCGCGAGGCCCTGGAGCTCGCCGTCCGCCACCAGCTCGCGCCCAAGGAGGTCGCCGCCGTCCTCGGCCTGGACCTCACGGCAGCGCGCGAACTGCTCGCGTCCGCCGCCTGCGAGGTGGAGCGCACCCGCGCCGCGCTCGCCGTCGTCGAGACCGGCACCTGCCCCATCGTCGCCCGCCTCACCGGTGACAACCAGGTCCTCCTCGGCACCGCCCTGCGCCGCGAGCTCGTCCGGCACGTCGACGACTGTCCGCGCTGCCGCCGCACCGCCGAGCGCGCCGGCGCCGGAGCCTGGCCCGGCACGGCCGTCACCCCGGCCGCGCTGCCCCTGATCGAAGCCCCGCGCGCGGCCCTGCACCACGCCATGGCCCACGCCCCGCGCGCCCCTCGCAGGAACCGCGGCGGACCCCGCTTCGACCGGCGCGGCTTCCCCATGGACCCCAAGGACCACGCGGCCCGCCGGGAGCGCTTCCGC harbors:
- a CDS encoding sigma-70 family RNA polymerase sigma factor, encoding MSSSPEVPTHTTGAHRAYAGPRSRVVPRPVPQAPAAPYEPFLDGLFTYCLSVLCDHDTATTALGDVLALAERRGARPDGDTRAWLYALARWMCLRVLAEARKGGRQGAHAAGSGKIPPAPPHTTEAPPADEAERARRRELAQLAWPEAAGTTPEQREALELAVRHQLAPKEVAAVLGLDLTAARELLASAACEVERTRAALAVVETGTCPIVARLTGDNQVLLGTALRRELVRHVDDCPRCRRTAERAGAGAWPGTAVTPAALPLIEAPRAALHHAMAHAPRAPRRNRGGPRFDRRGFPMDPKDHAARRERFRARAVTTTVVATVVAAPVLALWAAYRGAPLTGEGTDGRASSASEADDGGRDGSRGRDSYENAGNARTTPDPRFAAGPGGPGVSVEVISPGAPAAPGAGRIGVQARSNGGVTLITLTASGSSPVRWSASTGAPWLLLSHASGTLAPGDSFTIRVYVDDDREPPGHWSARVTIAPSGAVISIEGYGSSRPSHPRPRPTPTRPGPADPDPTPTPSGDGDPTPTPPDPDPTPTDPAPTDPAPSPSDPGSTPPPSDGGPGQG